Proteins encoded within one genomic window of Polaribacter sp. NJDZ03:
- a CDS encoding o-succinylbenzoate synthase: MIHATHKKYTLNFKNPSGTSRGILRTKETWFIILEQNGKTGIGETGLFRGLSIDDVVNYEEKLIWACRNINKGLSCLLNELREFPSIQFGLEQAFLSLKSDDQFNLFPSEFIKGNESIAINGLIWMGEKAFMKKQIKEKLETGFSCIKMKIGAIDFEAEIALLKSIRKEFSSKEIELRVDVNGAFNPKNALEKLKRLSELEIHSIEQPIKQGQVQEMAALCAKTPLPIALDEELIGIFSSEEKKQLLQTIQPQFIILKPSLIGGFAGSLEWIKCAEAINADWWITSALESNIGLNAIAQFTHTLKSNLPQGLGTGGLFTNNFTSPLVVKNGTLQYNPAQKWNFNL, from the coding sequence TTGATACACGCTACTCACAAAAAATATACGCTCAATTTTAAAAATCCAAGTGGTACTTCTCGAGGAATTTTAAGAACCAAAGAAACGTGGTTTATTATTTTAGAACAAAATGGTAAAACAGGTATTGGAGAAACTGGTTTGTTTAGAGGTTTAAGTATAGATGATGTAGTTAATTATGAAGAAAAACTAATTTGGGCTTGTAGGAACATTAACAAAGGTTTGTCTTGTTTACTTAATGAGCTACGTGAGTTTCCGTCTATACAATTTGGATTAGAACAGGCTTTTTTATCACTTAAAAGTGACGATCAATTTAATTTATTTCCATCAGAATTTATAAAAGGAAATGAATCTATTGCTATAAACGGCCTTATCTGGATGGGAGAAAAAGCATTTATGAAAAAGCAAATCAAAGAAAAATTAGAAACTGGTTTTTCTTGCATCAAAATGAAAATTGGTGCTATTGATTTTGAAGCTGAAATTGCGTTATTAAAATCAATTAGAAAAGAATTTTCTTCCAAAGAAATAGAATTAAGAGTAGATGTAAATGGTGCTTTTAATCCTAAAAATGCATTAGAAAAATTAAAACGGTTATCCGAATTAGAAATTCATTCTATAGAACAACCCATTAAACAAGGGCAAGTGCAAGAAATGGCTGCATTGTGTGCTAAAACACCTTTGCCAATTGCATTGGATGAAGAGTTGATTGGTATATTTTCATCCGAAGAAAAAAAGCAGTTATTACAAACAATTCAACCTCAATTTATCATTTTAAAACCGAGTTTGATTGGTGGTTTTGCGGGGAGTTTAGAATGGATTAAATGTGCAGAAGCAATAAATGCTGATTGGTGGATTACCTCTGCGTTAGAAAGTAATATTGGATTGAATGCTATTGCGCAGTTTACACATACATTAAAAAGTAATTTACCACAAGGCTTAGGTACTGGCGGTTTATTTACAAATAATTTTACAAGTCCGTTAGTTGTTAAAAACGGAACGTTACAGTATAATCCAGCACAAAAGTGGAATTTTAATTTATAA
- a CDS encoding AMP-binding protein — MKIDKFHTSFQLNEVSFASVNEILSYASRFSVEIHHFLKTWFSEEAYITVKTSGSTGIPKDIKLEKSKMMNSALATGAFFELKENTTALLCLPTEYIAGKMMLIRALTLGWQLDIISPTSFPLRGMKKLYDFSAMVPLQLENSINSLHQIKKLIVGGGVVSNQLQDKIQSSSCSVFATYGMTETITHIAVKRLNNFSSLQNNGHKKSSHKDFYQTLPNVEIYKDVRNCLVIKAPKVSNEVIFTNDIIQLVSENQFEWLGRFDNVINSGGIKLHPEKIEEKLSEIISKRFFVAGVSDEQLGQKLVLIIEHPFITNKIKGELKLKIQQLESLTKFESPKEIYFVAKFIETETNKIRRNKTLDLLKMNPGSVVRF; from the coding sequence TTGAAAATAGATAAGTTTCATACCAGCTTTCAATTAAATGAGGTTTCATTTGCTTCTGTAAACGAAATTCTTTCGTATGCATCTCGTTTTTCAGTTGAAATTCACCATTTTTTAAAAACTTGGTTTTCTGAAGAAGCATATATTACGGTTAAAACTTCTGGCTCTACAGGTATTCCAAAAGATATAAAATTGGAAAAAAGTAAGATGATGAATTCTGCTTTAGCAACTGGTGCTTTTTTTGAGTTAAAAGAAAATACAACAGCATTATTATGCTTACCTACAGAGTATATTGCCGGTAAGATGATGTTGATACGTGCTTTAACTTTAGGCTGGCAATTAGATATTATATCTCCAACATCTTTTCCACTACGTGGGATGAAAAAACTGTATGATTTCTCTGCAATGGTTCCGTTACAGTTAGAGAATTCTATCAATTCATTACATCAAATTAAGAAATTAATTGTTGGTGGAGGCGTAGTTTCTAATCAATTACAAGATAAAATTCAGAGCTCTAGTTGTAGTGTTTTTGCGACTTACGGGATGACGGAAACCATTACTCATATTGCCGTTAAAAGGTTGAATAACTTTTCTTCATTACAAAACAATGGTCATAAAAAATCTTCACATAAGGACTTTTATCAAACACTACCAAATGTAGAAATTTATAAAGATGTTAGAAACTGTCTGGTAATTAAAGCACCAAAGGTTTCTAATGAAGTAATTTTTACAAATGATATTATTCAATTAGTTTCAGAGAATCAATTTGAATGGTTGGGGCGTTTTGACAATGTAATAAACTCTGGAGGTATAAAATTACATCCCGAAAAAATTGAAGAAAAATTATCAGAAATCATCAGTAAACGTTTTTTTGTTGCAGGGGTTTCAGACGAACAACTAGGACAAAAACTTGTATTAATTATAGAACATCCTTTTATTACAAATAAAATAAAAGGTGAATTAAAATTGAAAATACAGCAATTAGAATCACTTACTAAATTTGAATCTCCAAAAGAAATTTATTTTGTAGCTAAATTTATAGAAACAGAAACTAATAAAATTAGACGTAATAAAACCTTAGACTTGCTAAAAATGAACCCAGGTTCAGTAGTTCGTTTTTAA
- a CDS encoding CPBP family intramembrane glutamic endopeptidase, whose amino-acid sequence MNYIQQAYKGKSEWFHWVLTIIVVFVGWQIIGVLPLTAIAIMHSANFSEFIAAGENNFMTLDIDKNLFLFFMILMFIFGLISLIIGVKYIHKRTVTSLVTSRKRIDWKRFWFGFILWGIISSVVIMLGIYLSPDNYVWNFKAIPFFTLLAVSFLFLPFQTSFEELLFRGYFMQGLGILTKNRWFPLIFTSVCFGLLHGANPEVQKLGYISMVFYIGTGFFYGITTLMDEGTELSLGLHAINNIVAAFFVTTDWTVFQTDALYVDTSEPSVGWEMFFPVLVLYPILLFIFSKKYGWKNWKEKLTGKITKPVNLKENYRILED is encoded by the coding sequence ATGAATTACATACAACAAGCATATAAAGGAAAAAGTGAATGGTTTCATTGGGTGTTAACCATTATAGTTGTTTTTGTTGGCTGGCAAATTATTGGTGTATTGCCTTTAACAGCCATAGCTATTATGCATTCTGCAAATTTTTCTGAATTTATTGCCGCTGGAGAAAATAATTTTATGACATTAGATATCGATAAAAATCTCTTCCTTTTTTTTATGATTTTGATGTTCATATTTGGTCTTATTAGCCTTATTATTGGAGTCAAATATATACATAAAAGAACGGTTACATCTCTAGTAACGAGTAGGAAGAGAATAGATTGGAAACGTTTTTGGTTTGGTTTTATTCTTTGGGGAATTATCTCTTCTGTAGTAATTATGTTGGGTATTTATTTATCTCCGGATAATTATGTGTGGAATTTTAAAGCGATTCCTTTCTTTACCTTATTAGCTGTTTCTTTTTTGTTTTTACCTTTTCAAACTTCGTTTGAAGAATTACTTTTTAGAGGGTATTTTATGCAAGGTTTGGGTATTTTAACTAAAAATAGATGGTTCCCATTAATTTTTACTTCGGTTTGTTTTGGCTTGTTGCATGGAGCAAATCCTGAGGTTCAAAAACTAGGGTACATTTCTATGGTTTTTTACATTGGTACGGGTTTCTTTTACGGAATAACTACTTTAATGGATGAAGGTACCGAGTTGTCGCTAGGTTTACATGCTATTAATAATATTGTAGCGGCATTTTTTGTAACGACCGATTGGACGGTTTTTCAAACAGATGCTTTGTACGTAGATACTTCAGAACCTTCTGTTGGATGGGAAATGTTTTTTCCTGTCTTGGTTTTATATCCAATTCTGTTATTTATTTTTTCAAAAAAATATGGATGGAAAAATTGGAAAGAAAAATTAACGGGTAAGATTACTAAACCGGTTAATTTAAAAGAAAATTATAGAATTTTAGAAGATTGA